The Zhihengliuella sp. ISTPL4 genomic interval CGGACCTTGATGGAGTCTTCGAGGCGGGCGGGCGCGAGGCGCAGATTGGAGCCCATGGCCACGACGTCGGTGAGCCCGGCCCTGGCCGCCCGGCGCCGCAGCCGTGCGATGGACACGAGTCCGGTGACCTCGTCCGGAGGCGTGCCGTACCGGTCGACGAGCTCCTCCACCACGAGGTCGATGGCGTCGTCCTTCGCGGTCGCGGCCGAGGCGGCGGAGAGCTTCTGGTACGCCTCGAGCCGCAGGCGCTCGCTGTCGATGTAGTCCTCGGGGATGCGGGCGTCGAGCGGCAGCTCGAGCCGGAGCTCCTGCCCGGTCTCGACCTCCTCGCCGCGGAAGGTCGCGACGGCCTCGCCGATCATGCGCAGGTAGAGGTCGAAGCCGACACCCGCGATGTGTCCGGCCTGCTCGGCGCCGAGGAGGTTGCCCGCCCCGCGCAGCTCGAGGTCCTTGAGGGCGACCTGCATACCGGAGCCGAGGTCGTTGTTGACCGCGATGGTCTGCAGCCGGTCGGCCGCGGTCTCGCTCAGCGGCTTCATGTCGTCGTAGAGGAAGTACGCGTAGGCGCGCTCCCGGCCTCGGCCCACGCGTCCGCGGAGCTGGTGGAGCTGACTCAGACCGTACTTGTCGGCGCGGTCGATGATGATCGTGTTCGCGTTGGAGATGTCGAGGCCGGTCTCGATGATCGTGGTCGAGACCAGGACGTCGAATTTGCGCTCCCAGAAGTCGTCGACGACCTGCTCCAGCGCGTGCTCCCCCATCTGGCCGTGTGCGACGGCGATCCGCGCCTCGGGGACCAGCTCGGCGAGCTCCGCCGCGACGCGCTGGATCGACTGCACGCGGTTGTGCACGAAGAAGACCTGGCCCTCGCGAAGGATCTCGCGGCGGATGGCGGCGGCGATCTGCTTGTCGCTGCGGGGGCCGACGAACGAGAGGATCGGGTGCCGATCCTCCGGCGGCGTGGCGAGCGTCGACATCTCGCGGATGCCGGTGACGGCCATCTCCAGCGTGCGCGGGATCGGGGTGGCGCTCATGGCGAGGATGTCGACGTTGGTCTTCATCTTCTTCAGCGCATCCTTGTGCTCGACGCCGAAGCGCTGCTCCTCGTCGATGATCATGAGGCCGAGATCCTTGAACAGCACCTGCTCCGTGAGGATGCGGTGCGTGCCGATCACCATGTCCACCGAGCCGTCGAGCAGGCCCTGCAGCGTGAGCCGCGCCTCCTTGTCGGTCTGGAACCGCGACAGCGGCCGCACCTTGACCGGGAACCCGGCGAAGCGCTCCGTGAACGTCTCGAGGTGCTGCTTCACGAGCAGGGTGGTCGGGACGAGCATCGCCACCTGCTTGCCGTCCTGGATGGCCTTGAACGCCGCGCGGACCGCGACCTCGGTCTTGCCGAAGCCGACGTCGCCCGAGAGCAGCCGGTCCATCGGGATCGGCCGCTCCATGTCGGCCTTGATCTCGTCGATGGTCTGCAGCTGGTCCTGGGTCTCCGCGAACGGGAACGCCTCCTCCAGCTCGCGCTGCCAGGGGGTGTCCGGGCCGAAGGCATAGCCCTTGGCGCTCATCCGGGCGGAGTAGAGCTTGACGAGCTCGACGGCGATGTCGCGCACCGCCTTGCGCGCTTTGCCCTTGGCCTGCGCCCAGTCGCTGCCGCCCATCTTGGACAGGGTCGGGGCCTCGCCGCCGACGTACTTCGACAGGAGGTCGAGCTGGTCGGTGGGCACGAACAGCTTGTCGCCGGGGTAGCCGCGCTTGGACGGCGCGTACTCCAGCACGAGGTAGTCGCGGACCGACTTCGCAGCGTTGCGGCCGCCGGTGGAGACCTCGCGCTGGGTCATCTCGACGAACCGGCCGATACCGTGCGTCGCATGCACGACGAAGTCGCCCTGCTTGAGCTGCAGCGGGTCGACGACGTTCTTCCGTCGAGACGCGAGCTTCTTGACGACGCGCTGGTCGCCGCCGATCGTGCGGCCGTAGAACTCGTTGTCGGTGAGGACGGCGAGCTTCGCCTCCGGCACCTGGAAGCCGGCCTCGACACCGCCCACCGTGAGGGTCGCGACCCCCGGGTCCGGCGCGTCTGCGATGGTCTCGACGACCCGGGCCGCGATGCCACGGTCCGAGAGCACGTCCCGGGCGCGGTCGACGAGGCCGTGTCCGGTCGCGAGAACGACCACCCGCCAGCCGTCGGCGACCTTCGCGTCGACGAAGGCGATGGCGCCGTCGACGTTGCCGTGGAAGGACGGGATGACGGTGGCCGCCTCGACGCTCTCCGCGGTCGCGTCGCCGATCCCGAACGGGCTCAGCCGCCACCACACGCCGCCGCGGTCGCGGACGACCTCGCGCAGGTCGGCGATGGTGAGGAAGTCCCCGGCGCCGAGGTCGATGGGGGCAGAGGCCCCGGAGGTCGCCGCGCTCCAGGCGGCGTCGAGGAACTCGCGGTTCGTCTCGCCGAGGGTGAGGGCGCGGGCGGTCGAGCGCTCTGGATCGATCACGGCGGTCGCGCTGCCCTCGGGCAGGTACTCGACGAGGGACTTGAGGGGGCCGGCGACTGCGGGCAGCAGCGACTCCATGCCCTCGACCGGGATGCCCTCGGCCATCTTCTCGAGCATGCCGCTGATGGCGGGGAAGCCGCCGATGAGCGCTCGGGCCCGCTCCCGTACCTCGGCCGTCAGCAGGAGCTCGCGGCTGGGCGGGAGGTCGACGCGCGGCACGTCGCCGGGGAGCGAGCGCTGGTCCGCCACCGAGAACGCCCGGATCTGGTCGATCTCGTCGCCGAAGAACTCCACGCGGTACGGGTGTTCGGACGTGGGGGGAAAGACGTCGAGGATGCCGCCGCGGACGGCGAACTCACCCCGCCGCGACACCATGTCGACGCGGGAGTAGGCCCGTTCCACGAGCTGCTCGGCGACGTGGTCGAGCTCGTTGCCGCGGCTGCCTACCGTCAGCTCCAGCGGCACGATGTCGCCCAGGTTCCCGGCGATGGGCTGCAGCGCGGCGCGCACGGAGGCCACGACCACGAGGGGGCGCTCCCCTGACCATTCGGCGATGCGGCG includes:
- the mfd gene encoding transcription-repair coupling factor — translated: MTVPGILRALEEASLYRDALAWAHTDADLGLVDGLDAPVLAGLLAKRAAAGHPAALLAVVPTGRRAESVAQALETYVPDAEVLTFPAWETLPHERLSPSPDTVGLRLQTLRRIAEWSGERPLVVVASVRAALQPIAGNLGDIVPLELTVGSRGNELDHVAEQLVERAYSRVDMVSRRGEFAVRGGILDVFPPTSEHPYRVEFFGDEIDQIRAFSVADQRSLPGDVPRVDLPPSRELLLTAEVRERARALIGGFPAISGMLEKMAEGIPVEGMESLLPAVAGPLKSLVEYLPEGSATAVIDPERSTARALTLGETNREFLDAAWSAATSGASAPIDLGAGDFLTIADLREVVRDRGGVWWRLSPFGIGDATAESVEAATVIPSFHGNVDGAIAFVDAKVADGWRVVVLATGHGLVDRARDVLSDRGIAARVVETIADAPDPGVATLTVGGVEAGFQVPEAKLAVLTDNEFYGRTIGGDQRVVKKLASRRKNVVDPLQLKQGDFVVHATHGIGRFVEMTQREVSTGGRNAAKSVRDYLVLEYAPSKRGYPGDKLFVPTDQLDLLSKYVGGEAPTLSKMGGSDWAQAKGKARKAVRDIAVELVKLYSARMSAKGYAFGPDTPWQRELEEAFPFAETQDQLQTIDEIKADMERPIPMDRLLSGDVGFGKTEVAVRAAFKAIQDGKQVAMLVPTTLLVKQHLETFTERFAGFPVKVRPLSRFQTDKEARLTLQGLLDGSVDMVIGTHRILTEQVLFKDLGLMIIDEEQRFGVEHKDALKKMKTNVDILAMSATPIPRTLEMAVTGIREMSTLATPPEDRHPILSFVGPRSDKQIAAAIRREILREGQVFFVHNRVQSIQRVAAELAELVPEARIAVAHGQMGEHALEQVVDDFWERKFDVLVSTTIIETGLDISNANTIIIDRADKYGLSQLHQLRGRVGRGRERAYAYFLYDDMKPLSETAADRLQTIAVNNDLGSGMQVALKDLELRGAGNLLGAEQAGHIAGVGFDLYLRMIGEAVATFRGEEVETGQELRLELPLDARIPEDYIDSERLRLEAYQKLSAASAATAKDDAIDLVVEELVDRYGTPPDEVTGLVSIARLRRRAARAGLTDVVAMGSNLRLAPARLEDSIKVRLQRLYPKAKLVSGGEALVVPMPTVPAAVGVGVEPLPDAELLAWVDQLFTAIFPEPAKPE